One Gossypium hirsutum isolate 1008001.06 chromosome A11, Gossypium_hirsutum_v2.1, whole genome shotgun sequence genomic window carries:
- the LOC107948210 gene encoding uncharacterized protein: MQIRISSMAVPSSTIKIRPYSTKQHLHFFLFIIIFSFLFLPSSFSSASSPSIHDLLVSRGLPAGLLPKEVKSYTLSDNGTLEVLLDEPCLTKYENRVFFDSVVRANLSYGSLIGVVGLSQEELFLWLPVKDIIVNDPTSGLILFDIGLAHKQLSLSLFEDPPLCKPQGILKNNVRKEKGFEGLR; this comes from the exons ATGCAAATTCGAATATCATCCATGGCAGTTCCCAGCAGTACCATAAAAATCAGACCCTATTCAACAAAACAACACCTTCATTTCTTCCTCTTCATAATAATATTTTCCTTCCTCTTTTTACCCTCTTCTTTTTCATCGGCCTCTTCTCCTTCAATCCACGATCTTCTCGTTTCGAGAGGGTTACCGGCAGGTTTGCTCCCAAAAGAAGTGAAATCTTATACCCTTTCAGACAATGGAACCCTGGAAGTATTGTTGGACGAACCCTGCTTGACAAAGTACGAGAATAGGGTGTTTTTCGACAGTGTAGTGAGGGCTAACCTTAGCTATGGAAGCTTGATTGGGGTTGTGGGGTTAAGCCAAGAAGAACTGTTCCTTTGGTTGCCTGTTAAAGACATCATCGTTAATGACCCGACATCCGGTCTCATCTTGTTTGACATTGGACTTGCTCACAAACAGCTTTCTTTGTCTCTTTTCGAAGATCCTCCTCTCTGTAAACCTCAAG gaATATTGAAGAATAATGTGAGGAAGGAGAAAGGATTTGAGGGTCTTAGATAG
- the LOC107948209 gene encoding multiple organellar RNA editing factor 9, chloroplastic, with the protein MATLLNPSSLLLPSKPFLPTNFQFTAHPVIRENSLIHHLPSSSTSHRRVIKAAALDSDYSSKRSSSNDTRETIMLPGCDYNHWLIVMEFPKDPAPTREQMIETYLNTLATVLGSMEEAKKNMYAFSTTTYTGFQCTVSEETSEKFKGLPGVLWVLPDSYIDVKNKDYGGDKYINGEIIPCKYPTYQPKQRKESKSVNKRYERRKDGPPAGQFRPKQSASQSESSS; encoded by the exons ATGGCGACTTTGTTAAacccttcttctcttcttctaccTTCAAAACCCTTTCTTCCAACTAATTTCCAGTTCACTGCACACCCTGTTATCCGAGAGAACTCACTGATTCATCACCTTCCTTCATCGTCGACTAGTCATCGTCGTGTTATCAAAGCTGCAGCACTTGACAGTGACTATTCATCTAAGAGAAGCAGCAGCAATGACACCAGGGAAACGATAATGTTACCTGGTTGTGATTATAACCATTGGCTCATTGTTATGGAATTCCCTAAAGACCCTGCTCCTACAAGAGAACAAATGATTGAGACTTATCTCAACACTCTTGCTACTGTCCTTGGCAG CATGGAAGAAGCAAAGAAGAACATGTATGCTTTTAGCACTACAACGTATACAGGTTTCCAGTGTACTGTATCAGAAGAAACCTCCGAAAAGTTCAAGG GATTGCCTGGAGTACTTTGGGTGCTGCCTGATTCCTACATAGATGTCAAAAATAAAGATTATGGAG GTGATAAATATATCAATGGGGAAATTATACCCTGCAAATACCCTACTTATCAACCAAAGCAAAGAAAAGAATCAAAATCTGTAAACAAAAGATATGAGAGACGAAAAGATGGTCCTCCTGCTGGACAGTTCAGACCAAAGCAATCAGCAAGTCAATCGGAATCATCATCTTGA
- the LOC107947757 gene encoding probable disease resistance protein At1g61300, with protein MELIGTAIGFLKCIGVPTCRYLDNYRTLEEKMNDLRLRLDDLNVRKQDIESENESEIRGGKMVKKEVEKWLDNVEKTNAEIEKIEQKLVVVSCFSHARLGKLVRKKIEEVKEIHQQGCFLDGVAVDRPPAKGVTLLTSDLEGETDVNNQIWKLLMDDDKVGMIGVCGMGGIGKTTVMKHINNQLLKEDQFHKVIWVTVSKEMNVSKVQEDIARCLKHSLPEDELERATTLNHALERTSYVLILDDVWEWFSLSKIRIPDPDEQRKVKVVLTSRSKEVCKSMGCKVVQVKPLSKQESMNLFLNHVELEHSVVQDPELKKIVNSIVEKCGGLPLAIVTIAGSMKGVYDIHEWRNALNELCQQVKSVKQWDNEVFECLMFSYNRLADSKIQNCFVYCSLYLEDFPIKRRELIEKWNDEGFINGNSRQAMYDRGHSILNKLENNSLLERTRSLGYELSVKMHDVIRDMALSIKDHSRFYVKAGLQLKELPDEHEWTTGTFDKVSLMNNSIVEIPFHISPKCHNLSTLLLQQRDLEFGRVLETGFKTIPGTFFEHMNGLKVLDLSYTNITNLPDSISNLGNLNSLVLRCCYKLRHLPSLAGLKALKKLDLYNTTIDKVPPQMETLENLTYLALQAEGLKELPTGTLPMFSRLQYLATMLQLKGEEVGKLSKLEFLSCIFLDMEEFKKYNSTTGTKWAQSYICSVGSSLSRNGSLFGVEGMFEKPEEHNTLYFVNCDLEEADFAMLPTDLDYFHVEKCDDLKCLSDGTSLFHEVTVCHIWECQGIECVIDLSSSPSYSFKNIERLVLGKLCNLIELVRVGPTVESPSPVIFSRLTMISLEKCSRMKKLFSVEMLQGLQNLEDLRVEGCHEMEKIIDDNGTRKGSDTTSLVLPKLRELSLYSLPSLETICGNGVMIPTNFLRYLRITECPELKRIPLLLPQLENGEPAIPPFLKRICVKPREWWESIEWDDPNAMNVDLSTFVSHVEYF; from the coding sequence ATGGAGCTAATAGGAACAGCAATTGGATTCTTGAAGTGTATAGGGGTTCCTACATGCAGATACTTGGATAATTACCGAACACTTGAAGAAAAAATGAATGATCTAAGATTGAGATTGGATGACTTGAATGTTCGAAAGCAAGATATAGAATCGGAAAACGAATCGGAGATCCGTGGCGGGAAAATGGtcaagaaagaagtagagaaatGGCTAGACAATGTAGAGAAAACGAATGCCGAAATCGAGAAGATCGAGCAGAAGCTGGTCGTTGTTTCTTGCTTCTCACATGCTCGATTAGGCAAACTTGTTCGGAAGAAGATCGAAGAAGTGAAGGAAATTCATCAACAAGGCTGTTTTTTGGATGGTGTGGCGGTTGATAGGCCACCAGCCAAAGGGGTGACATTGTTAACATCAGATTTAGAAGGTGAAACTGATGTAAACAATCAAATATGGAAGCTCTTGATGGATGATGATAAAGTTGGGATGATTGGAGTTTGCGGGATGGGCGGTATCGGGAAAACTACGGTCATGAAGCATATCAACAATCAATTGTTGAAGGAAGATCAATTTCATAAAGTCATTTGGGTTACTGTATCGAAAGAAATGAATGTTTCCAAAGTACAAGAAGACATTGCTCGTTGTCTCAAGCATTCTCTTCCGGAAGACGAACTCGAACGGGCAACAACATTGAACCATGCTTTGGAAAGAACAAGTTATGTGTTGATCTTAGATGATGTTTGGGAATGGTTTTCTTTATCGAAAATCAGAATCCCTGATCCTGATGAGCAGAGGAAGGTTAAAGTAGTGCTTACTAGCAGATCAAAAGAAGTGTGCAAATCTATGGGGTGCAAGGTGGTCCAGGTGAAACCTCTTTCAAAACAAGAGTCCATGAATTTATTCTTAAACCATGTCGAGCTTGAGCATAGTGTTGTAcaagatccagagttgaaaaaaATTGTGAACTCCATTGTAGAGAAATGTGGAGGTTTACCACTTGCCATTGTTACAATAGCTGGTAGCATGAAAGGGGTATATGATATCCATGAGTGGAGGAATGCACTAAATGAgttatgtcaacaagtgaaaagTGTGAAACAATGGGATAATGAAGTTTTCGAGTGCTTGATGTTTAGTTATAACCGTTTGGCCGATTCAAAAATCCAGAATTGTTTCGTATATTGCTCGTTGTATCTCGAAGATTTTCCTATTAAAAGAAGGGAGCTGATCGAGAAATGGAACGATGAGGGGTTCATTAATGGAAATTCTAGGCAGGCAATGTATGACAGAGGCCATAGTATTCTAAACAAGCTCGAAAACAATAGCCTGTTGGAGCGGACTCGAAGTTTAGGCTATGAGTTAAGTGTTAAGATGCACGACGTCATAAGGGACATGGCATTGTCGATCAAAGACCATTCTCGATTCTATGTGAAAGCTGGCTTGCAGTTGAAGGAACTACCGGATGAACACGAATGGACGACAGGGACTTTTGACAAGGTTTCCTTGATGAATAATTCAATAGTAGAAATCCCTTTTCACATTTCACCTAAATGTCATAATCTATCAACCTTGTTATTGCAACAACGTGATCTGGAATTCGGAAGGGTTCTAGAAACCGGTTTCAAAACGATACCGGGAACTTTCTTTGAGCACATGAATGGACTAAAGGTTCTTGATCTTTCCTATACCAACATCACGAATCTGCCCGATTCCATTTCTAACCTGGGAAATCTTAATTCCCTGGTACTCCGATGTTGTTACAAGTTAAGACATCTGCCTTCTTTAGCAGGGCTTAAAGCACTGAAAAAGTTGGATCTTTATAACACAACCATTGATAAGGTCCCTCCTCAAATGGAAACGTTAGAAAATCTAACGTATCTTGCTCTACAAGCAGAGGGTTTAAAGGAGCTACCGACCGGAACTCTACCGATGTTTTCTCGTCTCCAATACTTGGCAACAATGCTACAGCTAAAAGGAGAAgaagtaggcaaattaagcaagCTTGAATTTCTTTCATGCATATTTCTTGACATGGAAGAGTTCAAGAAATATAACTCTACGACCGGaaccaaatgggcccaaagctaTATTTGCTCCGTGGGATCGTCTTTGTCTAGAAATGGTTCGTTATTTGGGGTGGAAGGCATGTTTGAGAAACCTGAGGAGCATAACACTTTATACTTTGTTAATTGTGATCTAGAAGAAGCAGACTTTGCAATGCTTCCAACGGACCTCGATTATTTTCATGTTGAGAAGTGTGATGATCTCAAATGCTTAAGCGACGGAACGTCTTTGTTCCATGAAGTAACAGTTTGTCACATTTGGGAGTGTCAAGGGATCGAGTGCGTGATCGATTTGTCGTCATCGCCTTCCTACTCATTCAAGAACATCGAGAGGCTAGTTCTTGGAAAACTATGCAACTTGATTGAACTTGTAAGAGTAGGACCAACAGTTGAATCTCCATCTCCTGTCATCTTTTCTCGTCTTACAATGATTAGCTTGGAAAAATGTTCAAGGATGAAGAAGTTGTTTTCGGTTGAAATGTTGCAAGGCCTCCAAAACTTGGAGGATTTGAGGGTTGAAGGTTGCCATGAAATGGAAAAAATCATAGACGACAATGGAACAAGAAAAGGTTCCGACACTACATCACTTGTTCTCCCAAAACTAAGGGAACTGTCCTTATACAGCTTACCAAGTCTGGAAACTATTTGTGGTAATGGTGTGATGATTCCCACAAATTTTCTTCGATATCTTCGAATAACAGAATGTCCTGAACTAAAAAGGATCCCTTTGTTACTTCCCCAGCTTGAAAATGGGGAACCTGCAATTCCTCCATTTTTGAAACGAATCTGTGTAAAGCCAAGAGAATGGTGGGAGTCCATTGAATGGGATGATCCTAATGCTATGAATGTCGACCTTTCAACCTTTGTTTCTCATGTTGAATATTTCTAG
- the LOC107948206 gene encoding G-type lectin S-receptor-like serine/threonine-protein kinase At4g27290 produces the protein MVAFFYTPINGNICRQVERTCLGGHWSFNMGTAPVFTLICFVVLVFSHLELSEEADVLGVEGSISDGETLISSLETFELGFFSPGKSRNRYLGIWYKNSPGTVVWVANRNNPIAERKGVLTLRDTGNLFLFNQTNSVIWSSNVSGTAQNPVARLLDTGNLVLKDNKSMPESYLWQSFDHPSDTLLPGMKIGWNLKTGEERYLTSWKSADDPSPGNFTYRLDKNGLPQLFIDRGSVKIYRTGPWNGIGFGAVPAVQNLVFKPIVISNENEVYHTYEAASEAITMRLWLNRSGYVQRLILNQRSKWDVLYSAPFDKCGSYGSCGVNSICSSRRADACECIKGFISKSQESKNCVRESSLDCQKGEGFTRLVGVKVPDLLKFQLNESLNPTRCEAECLKDCSCTAYANINVSEGRTSCLMWFGDLFDITEVSDMYRGEDVFVRLSASGLGLTNESKKKNRVAIILVSIISSAIVLGLISFIIWKKSKKRDVVLHSTRMEGEEDEREVPLFDFSTIEIATKYFSFGNVIGEGGFGPVYKGNLPTGQEIAVKRLSKDSCQGVEQFRNEVVLIAKLQHRNLVGLLGCCIQGDERMLIYEFMPNKSLDYFIFDHKSRALLSWKNRVDIVLGIARGLLYLHQDSKLQIIHRDLKASNILLDSNLIPKISDFGLARIFGGNDEETKTTRVVGTFGYMAPEYANDGTFSAKSDVFSFGVLLLEIVSGKKNRGYNHPDHQHNLLGHAWLLWNEDSGLEVMDRVLEETCVRSEVLRFIHVGLLCVQECPEDRPPMSSVLLKLTNEEATLPQPKRPGFFIQREPFNNFSAIKMATAFTGNELTISMFQGR, from the exons ATGGTAGCCTTTTTCTACACGCCAATCAATGGCAATATATGTAGACAAGTAGAGAGAACCTGTTTAGGAGGACACTGGAGTTTTAATATGGGGACGGCTCCTGTATTCACTTTGATCTGCTTTGTAGTACTAGTTTTTTCACACTTGGAATTGTCAGAGGAAGCAGATGTTTTAGGTGTAGAAGGATCTATTAGTGATGGTGAGACACTGATTTCATCATTAGAAACCTTTGAACTAGGCTTCTTCTCACCAGGAAAATCAAGAAACAGGTACTTGGGAATATGGTACAAGAACAGCCCTGGAACTGTTGTTTGGGTTGCAAACAGGAACAACCCCATTGCTGAACGGAAAGGGGTTTTAACTTTACGTGACACTGGAAATCTTTTCCTTTTCAACCAGACAAATAGTGTTATCTGGTCATCCAATGTGTCTGGGACAGCACAAAATCCTGTGGCACGGCTCTTGGATACTGGAAACCTTGTTCTCAAGGACAACAAAAGCATGCcagaaagctatttgtggcaaagcttTGATCACCCATCAGACACACTCTTGCCAGGCATGAAAATTGGATGGAACTTAAAGACAGGTGAGGAAAGATATTTAACATCATGGAAAAGCGCCGACGATCCATCTCCCGGAAACTTCACTTACAGGCTTGACAAAAATGGGTTGCCTCAGTTATTCATTGATAGAGGATCGGTGAAAATATACCGTACAGGACCATGGAATGGAATTGGGTTTGGAGCTGTTCCTGCAGttcaaaatttagtcttcaaaCCAATTGTCATCTCTAATGAGAATGAGGTATATCATACTTATGAAGCTGCCAGTGAGGCGATTACCATGCGATTATGGTTGAACCGGTCTGGTTATGTACAGCGTCTTATATTGAACCAGCGAAGCAAATGGGATGTTTTATACTCAGCTCCATTTGATAAATGTGGGAGCTATGGATCCTGTGGTGTTAACAGTATATGCAGCAGTAGGAGAGCAGATGCTTGTGAGTGTATAAAAGGGTTCATATCAAAATCACAAGAGTCTAAGAACTGTGTAAGAGAATCATCACTGGACTGTCAGAAGGGAGAAGGCTTTACAAGGCTTGTTGGGGTTAAAGTGCCGGATTTGTTGAAATTTCAGTTGAATGAGAGCTTGAACCCTACCAGATGTGAGGCTGAATGCTTGAAGGACTGCTCTTGTACAGCTTATGCTAATATCAATGTAAGTGAGGGCCGCACCAGCTGTTTGATGTGGTTTGGTGACCTCTTTGATATTACTGAAGTTTCAGACATGTACCGAGGAGAAGATGTCTTTGTAAGACTCTCAGCTTCAGGTCTAG GATTAACAAATGAGTCAAAGAAAAAGAACAGAGTGGCTATCATCCTCGTGTCAATCATTTCAAGTGCAATTGTTTTGGGCCTAATATCCTTCATAATTTGgaagaaatcaaagaaaagag ATGTAGTGCTTCATTCAACAAGAATGGAAGGTGAGGAAGATGAAAGAGAAGTTCCCTTGTTCGACTTCTCTACCATAGAAATTGCCACCAAATATTTCTCTTTTGGCAATGTAATTGGAGAGGGTGGCTTTGGTCCTGTTTATAAG GGCAATCTCCCAACAGGACAGGAAATAGCAGTAAAGAGGCTGTCAAAAGATTCATGCCAGGGTGTGGAGCAATTCAGGAATGAAGTAGTTTTGATAGCCAAACTTCAGCATAGGAATCTTGTTGGACTGCTTGGTTGTTGCATTCAAGGAGATGAAAGGATGTTAATCTATGAGTTTATGCCCAACAAAAGCTTGGATTACTTCATCTTTG ATCATAAAAGTAGAGCACTTTTATCATGGAAAAACAGGGTTGATATTGTTCTAGGAATAGCAAGAGGGCTACTCTATCTCCACCAAGACTCTAAACTTCAAATTATTCATAGGGATCTCAAAGCAAGCAATATTTTACTAGACAGCAACTTGATcccaaaaatttcagattttgggTTAGCAAGAATTTTTGGTGGTAATGATGAGGAAACAAAAACAACTAGAGTTGTTGGAACATT TGGTTACATGGCTCCTGAGTATGCGAATGATGGAACATTTTCAGCCAAATCCGATGTTTTCAGCTTCGGTGTGCTTTTGCTAGAGATAGTAAGTGGTAAAAAGAATAGAGGGTACAATCATCCCGATCATCAACACAATCTTCTAGGCCAC GCCTGGTTGCTTTGGAATGAAGACAGTGGTTTGGAAGTGATGGACAGAGTCCTAGAAGAAACGTGTGTTAGGTCTGAAGTGCTTCGGTTTATCCATGTTGGTTTATTGTGTGTTCAAGAATGCCCAGAAGACAGGCCACCAATGTCGTCGGTTCTTCTCAAACTCACAAATGAAGAAGCAACTTTGCCTCAACCTAAACGACCTGGTTTCTTCATACAAAGGGAACCCTTCAACAATTTTAGTGCTATCAAAATGGCAACAGCATTTACCGGAAATGAACTTACCATATCCATGTTTCAAGGTAGATAG